In the Deinococcus roseus genome, GTTCTCCCAGCAGCAAATCTTCCAGCTCTTCCAGGGTTTTCTCCTGGGTGATGGGGGCGATGATGCCAGTGGCAAAACCCGCCGCCAGCATCTTCCTTAACAACAGAAGCTGTAAGAGATGGCGGTAGGTGTAGCGGGCTTCACGGCCCTCGCGGTCCGGGCTGTCCAGCAGTCCCAGGGTGGTGTAGTGGCGAATGAGCCTGGGGTTCACCGTATCCTGCATGCGGGAATTCATTTTGTCAGCTGGCAGGAATTCAGGCAGAAGCCTGTTGACCCGTTCTGCAAAAGCATCCAGGTTCCAGCTGTCACTGTGGTAGGCTTGCAGGTTCACCATGTGTTTTCATTGTCACTCTAACAGCTTGGATTGTCAAGATAGTGCTTTCAGCTTAAGCTGTCAACGTTGCATGCCAACGTTTCAGACCGGGCGTATACTCGGAAGCATGTTGTGGTTTCAGACCAACCTCACCCTGCCTGCCAGAAATCGGGGCTTCCACCTGATCACAAAAGAAGTCCTGCAAGCCCTCCCAGAAATCAGCCAGATTCAGGTGGGCATGCTCAGTGTCTTCATTCAACACACCTCTGCCAGCCTCACCATCAACGAAAACGCCTCTCCAGACGTGCGGCGCGACTTCGAGCGGTATTTCAATCAGGCTGTGCCAGACGAAACTTCTTACTTTGAACACAACTATGAAGGTCCAGACGACATGGCTGCCCACATCAAGAGCAGCCAGCTGGGGGCCAGTCTGAGCATTCCCATCCAGAACGGCAAACTGGCTCTGGGCACCTGGCAGGGCATCTACCTTGGGGAGCACCGGGACCGGGGAGGGTCCAGACGGCTGGTGGTTACAGCTTTCGGGCAGGGGAAGTAAAACCCTGATTCCAGGTCTGATCCGGGAAAACAAAATGCCACAGGTTGTTCTCCCAGCGATAAGCAGGAAGTTTATCTTCTGGCAAAAAGGCTTTAAACACAGCCATGGCTGCAGCACACCAGAAATCTTCTGTGTTGGTATGAAAAACATGACCCTCTATCACCTTCACACAAACCCTGCAGCCATGAATCATACCCCGATCCACCAGGTTCTGAGCAGCGAAATCTGCTCCTGCAAAAGCAGACCTTGCCCATTCCAAGTCAATGCTCCAGATCCAGTCCTGGGGCCAATCCTCTGGTATGGAAAGATCGCCGGTGACTTCAATTTGCTGTGGGAGAAGCTCTGCTTCCAGTTCAACAATTCCAAAATGCCCCCTTCCACCTTTGTGAATGCCCAGTTTGTGTCTTATTCGCTTCATGATCTCCCCAGATAATTGTCCTGCAAATAATCCTTGCGGGTGTATTCCTGCCCCTCTGGCAATTTCACCCGCACCTCGCGGTACTTTTCAAACAACAAAACCAGCGCAGCCCGCACCAGACTGCGCCTGAACCAGATTTCTGCACCATCAGAAGTGAAAGTCAATTGCCCTTCCTGGTAAATCAAAGCTGGACACTCCGGGGCATTGAGGGCTGTAAAAGTGATGCCTGTCTCATGTCGGTCTGAGGCGATTTTCAGGCCTGAATCCCGAACCAGAAAATCATAATTGGGCTGCAGGTGTTTCTCTGCGTACAGCTCAAACAGCATCTGCTGCAGGTGGTGCCTTTCTGAACGCAGTCTCCCCTCTTCACGCTGGGACAGTTCGGTGAGGAGGGCTTTTGCAATCTCCTGCATGCGGTCTTCCATCCTGTTGATGCGTTCACTGAGGGTGGGTGGAGGAGGTGGAGGAGGTGGATCCCCGGCCAGTTCCCGGAAAGGATCCAGAGGCTCTGTGCGCGTCAGGCTGCTGTATTCCTTCAAAACCCCTTCTTCGATGGTCCAGAAGCGGGTGCCCACATTTCTGGCAAACGCCCGGTCGTGGGTCACGATGATGCAGGCCCCCTGAAAACTGTTTAAGGCCCGTTCCAGCGATTCCAGCGTTTCGATGTCCAGGTGGTTGGTGGGTTCATCCAGAAACAGCAAATCTGCTCTGGAGTGTGCAATCAGGGCCAGACCTGCACGCACCCGTTCTCCACCTGACAGTTCCAGAGGGGTTTTCTCCCAGGCCCAGCCCAGTCCGTACTGACCCAGCAGCGTGCGCGCAGTGCGTTCCGGGTAGACCTGCATGAATTGCTCTCTGAGGGTTTCCTCTTCCAGCAGACCGTGGTGCTCCTGGTCCAGGTAATTGAACCGGGTGGTGGAGTAGCGCACCTCGGCCTGGGGATCGGTGGAGTAGCGTTTTCCCAGCAACATTTCCATCAGGGTGGTTTTGCCTGTTCCGTTGGGGGCCACCAGCATGATGCGGTCTCCCTTGCGCACCTTCAGGTCGGCATGCCGGATCACTTCCCGGTCTCCGTAACGCATGGTCAGGTTGCGTCCCCACAGCAGCATGGGAGCGCGGGCATCTCCCGCGCTGAAAAACATCTGCAGTTCTTTCTGCTTCTGGGGTGCTTCTACTTCGGTGATGTGCTCCACGCGACTGCGAACAGGACGGGGTTTTGATCCCCACACGCTCTGCTGGTCTGCCACTTCGGTGAGGCGCAGTTTCTCCTGCAGGGTCTGCTGATGCAGACGTTGCAGGGTTTTGCGCTGGATGGCCCGTTCCAGTCGGGCTTTGGTGTACCCCCCCGGATACACCTGCACGGTCTGCTGGTCGATGTACCAGCTTTTCTGGGCCACCTGATCCAGCAAAGCCCGGTCATGCGAAACCACAATCACCGCCTGTTTGCTGCGTTTGATGCGGCTTTCCAGCCATTCCCGCATGCGGATGTCCAGGTGGTTGGTGGGTTCATCCAGCAGCAGCAGATCTCCGGTGTCCAGCAAAGCCAGGGCCAGCGCAAAACGGGTTTTCTCTCCGCCTGAGAGGGTGTGCAAAAGCTGGTCCAGTCTGTCTCCCAGATCCAGCACGAACAGGATGCTTTTGGCGCGGTGCTCGTAAGTGTAGCCGCCTTCCCGCTCGTATTGCTGATGCAACTCATCCCACTGGTCCAGAAGCTCTGGATGCTCACTGAGCCGGGTTTCCAGATTTCGCAATTGCTGTTCTTTTTGCACATGCGGATTGAAAGCCCGGACAGCTTCCATGACGGTGAGGTGTTCGGGCAGGATGGGGTTTTGCTGCAGGTAAGTGATTTTCAAATCATCGGGTTGCCACAAAATGCCGCTCTGGGGTTTGATGTGGCGGGTGAGCAACTGGAACAGCGTGGTCTTGCCAGAGCCATTCAGACCCATCAGGGCGATCTTGTCTCCGTAAGCCACACTGAGTGCTGGTATGTCGAACAGCAGCTTCCGTTCGGTTTCAAAATGCAGATCTGTAAGCTGAAGCAGCGTTCTCATGCCTTCATGGTATCCGAGCCGCCGGAAAGTCTCGCCCTGCAGTTGGCTTAACCTGTTTGGCGGATGGGGTCAGGCCAGAGGCTGAATGGCCCACCAAAGGGTGAAGATTTGAATCTGCATGGTTCAAATTAAAGCCCAATCAGGATTCGCCCCATCTGCCAGATCATGCACCCCAGGCAACGCCAGTGCCACTGGTCGCGTAATAGCACACATAAGGGGGAATTCATGACGCAACTCACTCAGGGGCAACGCCTTCCGTTGCCTCAAATCACGGCAAATCTGAACCTGACAGTGGGCATTGGCATTCAGGGGGCTGGCATGGTCTTCGATGTGTCCTGCTTTGGCGTGGACCAGAACGACCAGCTTTCCGATGACCGTTATTTCGTGTTCTTCAACCAGAAAAGCTCTCCAGAGGGTGCCCTGAAATTGCTTGGGCCGCAAGGCCCAGACCTGGAACAGTTTCAGGTGGATCTCTCACGCCTGCCTGCCAGCATCAAAAAACTGGTGTTTGCCATCACCATAGACGGCAATGGCGTGATGTCCCAGACCCAGAACGGGCATTTCCGCATTCTGGAGTCAGGGCAGGAAAAAGCCCGCTTCAGTTTCTCTGGCAGCTCTTTTGGGCAGGAAAAAGCCATCGTTGTGGCCGAAATCTATTTGAAGGATGTCTGGCGTTTGCTGGCCCTGGGCCAGGGTTTTGCCGGGGGTCTCAGTGCCCTGTTGAAAAATTACGGAGGCACCGAATCAGATGCCCCTGCTACCACTCCTGCTCCTACACCACCCACACCTGCAGAAGATCCCATCCCTCCCAGACCTGAGCCCCAGAAATCAGCAGTCAACCTGAACAAAGGCGTGGTGCTGGAGAAAAAAGTCCAGGAAAAAGCCCCTGGTCTGGTCAGTCTGGTCAAAAAAGTCAATGTGATTCTGGAGAAAAAGCAGATTGCCGATGTGGTCGCCAAGGTGGTGATGGTGATGGACGCTTCGGGGAGCATGACCAGCAGTTACCAGAACGGCACCGTGCAGGCTGTTGTGGACCGGGTGGGCGTGGTGGCCATGCGTCTGGACGATGATGGAGCGCTGGAAACCTGGTTTTACTCCGACAACCACAAGCAAACCCCGGATGTCACCCTGGACAGCGTGAACAATTACGTGAAAAACAATGTGAAAGGGGCTTTCCTGCAGATCTTCAAGGGTCTGGGGGTGGGCAACAATGAGCCGCCGATCATGCGCACCCTGGTGGACCGGCACCGAAATTCCACCCAGCCTGTGCTGGTGGTTTTTATCACTGATGGAGGCATCTACAAAACCGAGGAGATCACCCGCATCCTGAAAGACGCTTCCCACCTCCCCATTTTCTGGCAGTTCATTGGTGTGGCAGGGAGCAATTATGGGGTGCTGGAGGCACTGGACACCCTGCCCGGACGGGTGGTGGACAATGCCAATTTCTTCTCTGTGGATGACCTTCGGCGCATTTCCGATGAGGAGCTTTTCGAGCGCATGCTGGGAGAACTCCCCATGTGGCTGAGGGCAGCAAAAGAAAAAGGGATTTTGAGGTAAACCATCTGGTTCTGTAGGGGCGAGGCGTGCAGAGAATCCAACATGCGGATTCTCGTTTTGCACAAGACAGCGTGCCTCGCCCTTTCGCATTTCCTGTTGAACAACAGACAGCCTGACTCACCCTGCTTGTTTTCTCTCTTATTGCCCTTATTGCCTCAGAAACCATGTTTTTCAGTCACAGGTCAATGAGATTTCTTCCGGTTGGGCGAGGCACGCCTCGCCCCTGCGATCATCCGCAAAAATTTCTGACAACATCAAACCCCACAGACCTGAGGTTCCCGAAACTCAAGATTTTGCAAGGATAATAGGGACAAAACACCCAGAATTTCCAGTGGTTTACCTGCAGTTCACCTGTGCAAATAAACGGTGAAGTCTATGGGTACACCACTGTCGTTGTTGTCCTGATGCAGTGACAGCCAGAGTGACGTGTGGCTTGAAGGTATACATGCTGTCTGTCACGTCCAGAGTAACGTGGTTAACCGGGGTTAAGTTTTCGCGGTATACTCCCAAGAGGAACAAGCGCACTAGGGTACACACCCAGAGGAGGAACGTTTTGAAACTCCACGAATACCAAGGTAAAGAACTGCTGCGGCGTTTCGGCGTCAACGTGCAGGACGGCAAAGTCGCCTACACGCCCGACGAAGTTCGTCAGATTGCTCAGGAATACGGCCAGTCTGTGGTCGTGAAGGCCCAGGTTCACGTCGGCGGACGTGGCAAGGCCGGGGGCGTCAAGTTCAGCCCCACCCCTGACAAGGCTTTTGAGAATGGCCAGAAAATTCTCGGCATGGACATCAAGGGCCTGACAGTGAAAAAAGTGCTGGTCACCAAAGCTGTGGACATCGACAAGGGCAAAGAATACTACGTGGGCATGATTGTGGACCGCAATGTGCAATCCTACACCCTGATGGCCTGCGCCGAGGGTGGCATGGAAATCGAGGAACTCGCTGTCGAGAAGCCCGATGCCATCATCAAGCACCGTGTGGACCCTGTTGCTGGCCTGCGTCCCTATGAAGCCCGTGAAATTGCCCTCAAGGCAGGCTTTGAAGGCAACCTCAACAAACTGGCCGACATGATGGTCAAGATGAGCAAGGCTGCTTTTGAGCTGGACGCCAACCTGGTGGAAATCAACCCCCTGTTCGTGGGTGAAGACGGAATTCCTCTGGCCCTGGACACCAAGTTCGACGTGGACGACAACGCCATGTACCGCCACAAGGACCTCGCCGACTGGCGCGAACTTGAAGCCGAACACCCCCTGGAAATTGAAGCCAGCAACTACGGTTTTGCTTACGTGAAACTCGATGGCAATGTGGGCGTGCTCGGAAACGGTGCAGGCATCGTGATGACCTCCCTGGACGTGGTGAACCGCGCCGGAGCCAAACCCGCCAACTTCCTGGACATCGGTGGTGGTGCCCGCGCCGACATCGTTTACAACGCCATCAAACTGGTCTCCAAAGACACCGACGTGAAAGCCATCTTCATCAACATCTTCGGGGGCATCACCCGCGCAGACGAAGTGGCCAAAGGCGTGATTCAGGCCCTGAAAGACGGCATCCTGACCAAGCCCGTGCGCATGCGCATTGCTGGCACCGCTGAAGAAGAAGCCAAGGCCCTCCTTGCCGAAGTCAACAGCGACCTGATCCAGATGTACCCCGACATGTTCCAGGCTGCAGAATCTGCCGCCCAGGAGGCCAACAAATGAGTATCCTGATTGACAAAGACACCCAGGTGCTTGTGGTGGGCATGACTGGCCGCGAAGGGGCCAACCACACCAAAGCCATGCGTGAATTCGGCACCAAAGTGGTTGCTGGTGTGACCCCCGGCAAGGGCGGCCTGACCCATGAAGGTCTGCCCGTGTACAACAGTGTGCGCGATGCACAGGCCGGTCATCAGATCGACTGCTCCATCATCTTCGTGCCCCCCGCTGGTGCCGCTGATGCTGTGCTGGAATCTGCCCACGCTGGCGTGCCCCTGATCGTTTTGATCACCGAGGGTGTGCCCACCATCGACATGATGCGTGCTGTGCAGGAAGTCAAGCAGCTCAATGCTGCCAGCCTTGCCGAAGGTGGCAAAGGCATCCGCCTGATCGGTGGCAACTGCCCCGGTCTGGTCTCCAGTGGCGAAGCCAAAATTGGCATCATGCCCAACAAGATCTACAGCCAGAAAGGCCGCATTGGTCTGATCTCCCGTTCCGGCACCCTCACCTACGAAGCAGCCAAACTGCTCGGTGATGCCGGTCTGGGCACCAGCACCACCGTGGGCATCGGTGGGGACCCCATCATCGGGACCACCTTCGCTGACGTGCTGCCCCTGTTCGAGGCCGATCCCGAGACCGACGCCATTGTGGTGATCGGTGAGATCGGTGGTGCCGACGAAGAAGCCGCTGCAGAGTACATCCAGAACCACATGAAGAAGCCCGTGGTGGCTTTCATCAGCGGTCGCAGTGCACCCAAAGGCAAACGCATGGGTCACGCTGGAGCCATCATCATGGGCAACGTGGGCACCCCCGAGTCCAAACTGGCCGCCTTTGCTGCAGCCAACGTACCCGTGGCAGACACCATGCCCCAGATCATTGATCTGGTCAAGCAAGTGCTCAGCAAATAAACAGACAGACAATCAGAAACGCTAACGGAAGCCATGGTCTAGACCATGGCTTCCGTGTTGTTTTTGCATAAACAGCATTTTCAGAGTACATTAAAAGCAAGCCACCACTTTATTGCATGGTCCCTCTGTCTTGCTGCATTTTGCGTTTTCTGTGGTTTCGTGCATTCTGTCCCAGAAATGACAGCCCTTCTGTGATGTTCTGGAAAGAAAACCCGTCCTACACTGAAGCATCTGAGCAGCAGCCATTCCAACCGGGGAGGAAAACACCATGCACATCTGCACTTTTGAAGCACAGACCCGGGCCTCCAGACAGGCCCTCTGGCAACTCTGGACCAACCCCAAGAACTGGCCCACCTGGGACAGCGAACTGGCTTCTGCAGAACTGTCGGGCACTTTCAGACAGGGGGTTACGGGAACCCTCAGCTACAAAGATGGTTCTTTGAAAACGTTTACGGT is a window encoding:
- a CDS encoding secondary thiamine-phosphate synthase enzyme YjbQ, producing MWFQTNLTLPARNRGFHLITKEVLQALPEISQIQVGMLSVFIQHTSASLTINENASPDVRRDFERYFNQAVPDETSYFEHNYEGPDDMAAHIKSSQLGASLSIPIQNGKLALGTWQGIYLGEHRDRGGSRRLVVTAFGQGK
- a CDS encoding ABC-F family ATP-binding cassette domain-containing protein; the encoded protein is MRTLLQLTDLHFETERKLLFDIPALSVAYGDKIALMGLNGSGKTTLFQLLTRHIKPQSGILWQPDDLKITYLQQNPILPEHLTVMEAVRAFNPHVQKEQQLRNLETRLSEHPELLDQWDELHQQYEREGGYTYEHRAKSILFVLDLGDRLDQLLHTLSGGEKTRFALALALLDTGDLLLLDEPTNHLDIRMREWLESRIKRSKQAVIVVSHDRALLDQVAQKSWYIDQQTVQVYPGGYTKARLERAIQRKTLQRLHQQTLQEKLRLTEVADQQSVWGSKPRPVRSRVEHITEVEAPQKQKELQMFFSAGDARAPMLLWGRNLTMRYGDREVIRHADLKVRKGDRIMLVAPNGTGKTTLMEMLLGKRYSTDPQAEVRYSTTRFNYLDQEHHGLLEEETLREQFMQVYPERTARTLLGQYGLGWAWEKTPLELSGGERVRAGLALIAHSRADLLFLDEPTNHLDIETLESLERALNSFQGACIIVTHDRAFARNVGTRFWTIEEGVLKEYSSLTRTEPLDPFRELAGDPPPPPPPPTLSERINRMEDRMQEIAKALLTELSQREEGRLRSERHHLQQMLFELYAEKHLQPNYDFLVRDSGLKIASDRHETGITFTALNAPECPALIYQEGQLTFTSDGAEIWFRRSLVRAALVLLFEKYREVRVKLPEGQEYTRKDYLQDNYLGRS
- a CDS encoding VWA domain-containing protein — translated: MTQLTQGQRLPLPQITANLNLTVGIGIQGAGMVFDVSCFGVDQNDQLSDDRYFVFFNQKSSPEGALKLLGPQGPDLEQFQVDLSRLPASIKKLVFAITIDGNGVMSQTQNGHFRILESGQEKARFSFSGSSFGQEKAIVVAEIYLKDVWRLLALGQGFAGGLSALLKNYGGTESDAPATTPAPTPPTPAEDPIPPRPEPQKSAVNLNKGVVLEKKVQEKAPGLVSLVKKVNVILEKKQIADVVAKVVMVMDASGSMTSSYQNGTVQAVVDRVGVVAMRLDDDGALETWFYSDNHKQTPDVTLDSVNNYVKNNVKGAFLQIFKGLGVGNNEPPIMRTLVDRHRNSTQPVLVVFITDGGIYKTEEITRILKDASHLPIFWQFIGVAGSNYGVLEALDTLPGRVVDNANFFSVDDLRRISDEELFERMLGELPMWLRAAKEKGILR
- the sucC gene encoding ADP-forming succinate--CoA ligase subunit beta, with the translated sequence MKLHEYQGKELLRRFGVNVQDGKVAYTPDEVRQIAQEYGQSVVVKAQVHVGGRGKAGGVKFSPTPDKAFENGQKILGMDIKGLTVKKVLVTKAVDIDKGKEYYVGMIVDRNVQSYTLMACAEGGMEIEELAVEKPDAIIKHRVDPVAGLRPYEAREIALKAGFEGNLNKLADMMVKMSKAAFELDANLVEINPLFVGEDGIPLALDTKFDVDDNAMYRHKDLADWRELEAEHPLEIEASNYGFAYVKLDGNVGVLGNGAGIVMTSLDVVNRAGAKPANFLDIGGGARADIVYNAIKLVSKDTDVKAIFINIFGGITRADEVAKGVIQALKDGILTKPVRMRIAGTAEEEAKALLAEVNSDLIQMYPDMFQAAESAAQEANK
- the sucD gene encoding succinate--CoA ligase subunit alpha; this encodes MSILIDKDTQVLVVGMTGREGANHTKAMREFGTKVVAGVTPGKGGLTHEGLPVYNSVRDAQAGHQIDCSIIFVPPAGAADAVLESAHAGVPLIVLITEGVPTIDMMRAVQEVKQLNAASLAEGGKGIRLIGGNCPGLVSSGEAKIGIMPNKIYSQKGRIGLISRSGTLTYEAAKLLGDAGLGTSTTVGIGGDPIIGTTFADVLPLFEADPETDAIVVIGEIGGADEEAAAEYIQNHMKKPVVAFISGRSAPKGKRMGHAGAIIMGNVGTPESKLAAFAAANVPVADTMPQIIDLVKQVLSK